From the genome of Nicotiana tabacum cultivar K326 chromosome 17, ASM71507v2, whole genome shotgun sequence:
aacacagtaacggtggtaggcatatGGTTCCTGCCATGTACGCAAAttctgtacagaacttaaaataccgccATGCCGATAAGATATTAGAAAAATACCTAAACGATGTCtgacaacgtgctccttcaagtggttcaaaaataatgtCCACGTCTCTCGGCTTTCCTTGGCACATATAGCAAATGCGAGGGGAAATATGCTTCCATTAACATCTACTGCAACAACGATCAATAACTTAATATATACTTTCCATAGATGTTCTATCTATGGATATTACCgaccgacaatgcacaaaaccatcataGGCTGGCTTAAATGCCCAGAATACATATATGAATATGAATTCTTGtttcccggactccgctcaagcttccattcaacattagttccggggttaaagtgttgcaatgcagccatgtacctgggtagagcggcaaaagacttatcccagttaccataaacaatttcaaacgcacgtttacgcccgagaaatgcctttcttttgttAATGGTACATCCATATACTTGGCGGacagatgttatacactctttaatcttgtaccttatggacgatTCAATATGTGTAATCAAGacgagaaatcaagtcaatattcTAGTTAAAATGACTCCCACTAAATGTGTCAATTTCACAagtgtgggtgccaatgtattttccCACAATCCACATATGTTTTTTCACCTTTCTCGCACGCAACATCCATGTACAACCTTGAAAGCATCTATAacaaataaccttgtatacttccggagatgactcatgaaccacgatctcacgacactcttttatgttGTACATTCACAGTGCCCTACTTAGGCGCACTTTATCAGCAAAAAGCATATTCTTTGACCTCACAATTGGTCTAGATTCATCCCATATTGTTGTCCGAATGTcgtcaagatcccttgtgagggcatccacatccggcatactggGCAACTTATCAAGGTAgagaatctcccttgaatgaaacgacacatAGGACTCGTACACTCTGGGTCTAACAGGAGGTGGAGTCTGCATATATGGAGCATGCTTATTGGTGGCATCATGCTCCCCCGTCTAATCAAGTTCATCATTCTCATCCTCCTCCTCATCTCCcccatcagggaagggtgtgtcatctccagactcatcagcattgttgtcataatcactatcatcttcctgactttGCGCATCTGCCAGATCTCGATTTAATATATGGTCTTAGGACAATTGAGTAAGGACATGACCTTCAAGTtactcgttttcactgcacaacgtaaccaataaaataatgagtttctcaaattcatccaAATATTACATATAAACTTTATCACCTAACTTACAAATCATAATCTGTTGAAATCCCATGATACACATTATTCTGTTGccgatgactcccggatggaccactaTGATCCAATacaccaaaactaggcatattccaactgCTTGTTGGTTtgtaacttgtaaaattcatatctggacggtaccccctttggaatatatgagtgttaatacaaatataatacaTAAAAGAAAACATCGTAATacaaaggaaaattaaaatttaCCACTCGACTTGTGGATTATATAAACTTGGGGAGAAATTATGTCCTCTCTCCTCTTTTGAGCGGAACCTGTTCGGATAAAATTGCTCCAAAAAATCCACCCGATGATTGAGGGTTATCCCTATTTAGCGGAACATCAATATTGCCAACGTCTTCAGCCTTGAAGtacatttccaatatttttatcacaagaagtttTCCGTGTTCAttcggagtcctcaaaaaatctgtctgaatttcatcgtcttcgatgttaaactcaacataacaagcaaccccttgcggagtaacaaaatacggatatcttccggttactttaatattaaccgaacatttcctcacactcattttttttacataacaacgataccaatctatcgtactccattgtaagtggtaaCTTTACATGACACTGTGGGGAACAAGTATAGcgtactgagttattctccaccacaacctcaccccctcTCCCAATATAATGCAACCCTAATTTTTCGCTCTTctgacattatgacaaaatgcaaaataatttAAGCAAACAAATATTTCTGAAGACCTGAAGGATCGTGAATGGATTTTTACCGAAATACTAAAACTCCTTAAATAAGCAAAAAACCAGTCTGGGGGTACAATAATTGAGGGTATAGCGCATGCATAATACGCGCTATATATGTAGCGCGTATTATGCATGCGCTATACCCTCAATTATTGGTGGGTCTGTAAAGTTTACATATAGCGCATGCAACCCATGCGTTATACGTTgcatgcgctataccttaacggacaaacgtgCAGTTAAGATATAGCGCATTGAAGACATGCGTTCAGTGGCAGAGCCAGAATTTTAACTAAGaggagtcaaaatataaataagtaagccCACGAAAAAATCAAGGGGAGTCAACGTATAGTATATAACATAAAATTAAGAATTTAACGTATTTACAATGTAATTTTCCGACGAAGGGGTGTCAATTGACTCCCCTTGCCAATGAGTGGCTCCGCCACTGCATGCGTTATATATAAGTTGGTTCTCAGTTATTTTTTCCACCTATTTTTGTGCTTTGAGTCCAAAAAAGCATCACTTTGGTTCCGGACTCGTGCGATGTACAAtacttcaatttttttaaaaatgtataaCATACCAAGTACGGaagcttttaaaaatttaaactgAATATTGTACCaaatatcaaaatatcaaatcaaaataccaatatcttttattttattcgaTAATTCGATTTTTACGAAATTATACACACCCCTGCTGGAGAGAGAAAATCATGTTTTAAGTTTGATGGGTGTTGACGAGAGAAAAGGTGTCTGAGAGATGAGTTGATTTGTAACTGGATTTGCTTAATGAATATTATTTCCTCCATGATGCAGGAAACAAGTCAAATGTAGTGAATTCCATTTCCCATGGTCGTGAAATATGTAGTAGTAAGATTTTGTTGTCCACATAGTATGGCATTGCTTAGATTTCATTCTTTTAGCATGTGGCGTGAAGGAGTTATATCAATCTAACATcgtcaaaatagaagaaattacCACTCCTCTTTTCCTAGTGATATGTATAAAGTTGATGATCTCAGCTAGGAGGTAGTGGACGTGGGGGTAGATCTGTAAATAGTCCAGTGGCATTTCAATGGCTAACGATTGCAAGCTGCAATGCCAAGGAGATGGCTAACGAATCTCTAGACGGATATAACCATTTGTGATTTGACAATAAGTTGCCAATTATGTGTTGAAAGCCGTGAACTACTATATTCCTCGTAAAAAGTatgatttgggaggcttcgaaaGATCTTAGAAGCAAATTTTCATTTTATGTTTTTGACACTACTATTATCCGTTAAACTCATTGAACAATTAAAATTATGGAACTAGAGTTAGATATACAATGACAATTTCAGTAATTTATACCTCTCACGCATACACACATTACTTCCGTACTAACTACATCTGTCTTTGGTGACCCTTGCTTCTGGTTCGCGTTAGGGGGGAAAGGATTCGTCTTTTGCACTTGATCCGACAACGTAACAATTCGCTTTCAAGAGCTTGTGTGCCGTGTCCGCTTTTACAGGCTTAGTTTGATTCTTTAGATCTAAGTATGTTTTTCGACATTGATTGTGCAAATCTAGTAAGTCGACGATTTAAGCTTGGTACAGCGATTCTTGAAATGTTAAactaaagaaacaaaaatatcCAACCTTCACAAGTCAATGACGCATGAATGACCActggaaagaaaaagagaagggagAGAGGTTGAGCCGGAACAAAGGAAGCCTATTAATGCCAGGGAGTATTACTTTGAAATCTTTGCCTCAAACAGCCAATTCTGACTCTTTTAGaacaaatcaaaaaataaattcaaacacTCACAAACAACAAACTGAAACAGCTAAGGACTCGTTTGGCCgttgattttgtcaaaataaatttgggttttatttgacaAATACAtgtttggtcatagattttgaccaaatcccaaaaccagctcaatagctagttttgggccaaaatatcactattatattttttaaaaattgccccaaacttttgtattttctaaaagaacccaccatttattattttgtaacgatgttgcttcgttttctaggtcatctgatagtgtatcatatagttcattataaaaatgataattttgtatcaaatttatttctgttcaggactatggtttgcaataatataatgaatgttattgataatggtattgttgggtatttatgatagtttttagaacttgtgagtataagtcatgtttcatgtttttccaaaccaaacttcacccaaaacagatgtccaaacacattttcatcttcaaagcAAACTTCaatcaaatcagatttttcagaataaatttggaaatctatGACCAAACGCTAGCTAAGTCAATGCCATCAGCAGTTGCTGTCAAGCATCTTTAAGTTCACGAGAAAAAGAAGGCAACGATAAGAATGACAAACATATTGAAATCGGTATATAGCAGACTTCacagggaaagaaaatcaaattaTTCTTGGCAAATGGATGGCCATAACTTTCCTCCGAAGTACAGAAAAGGTTACAACTTAATCGCActtgagcaacaacaagaaagcTTGCTGGTACTTTTACTTGTATAACATATCCATTATAGAAATAGTTTTAGATCCAAGGCTATCCACTGTGAATGAGGGGATTGAATTACTCCACATGGAATGATAGAAAGATTCACACGGATTGAGAAGAAAGAGAACAAAAACAAAAGTATAACGGAAACTGTAAGAAGTCAAAGTGCACTCTGTTTCATCCATGTCATTCATCAAACTCATGCATATGATCCAAGAGATAGTTTGCAGCCAGCTCCTCATTTTTGTTGCATGCAAAAAATACTTGCAATACCAAAGCTCGATCGAAACCCATAGCTTCAAGCTGTTAAGGTCAACACCACCAAGCAGAAATAGACAAGCACTATCATGTCAGAATAAAATTTCATGTCTGCTAAAGCTACAGTGTAACtgcaaaagtaaaatttggaaaGCCAAGTAACATCCATCATAGTTTGCCGCTTTATTATAATGATTATAATGAAATCTCAAGTAACATCCAAGAAGTTCTCTCCTTTCTCATAATGATTTCACGATCATTGGAAACTCAAGATGCTATGGTTCTGTATTACGTAAAAGCACAATATAATTTCAACAAACATTCATGAAAAGGCAACAGTGATTACTCTGAAGTTCCCTGATGACATTCCACTCCTACAGGGAAACTGTTATGAAATGAACTCTAACTCTAACTGAACCTGAAACCATGTGGTACAACCTAAAAGATAAATGAAGAACTTACTCGTTCGATAGCCTCGCGCTCTTCCGGTGTGACAGTCACAGCTTGTGGTATCGCCCCTGCCGGCTGCCCGGGCACATTCCTGATAGCACCACATAAGTGACAAAGTAAACCTCACATACACATGAGAGATGCTGAAGAAAGGATTTTGGACAGCTAGAAGCTAAAGTAATTGAGCCTCATATGCATCCTTCTCCCAAATACAAAACAAGAAGTTCTCACCCCTCCCCCTCAACAGGTTCATTGATGAGGCGCAGAAAGTCAGCTTGATGTTCTTGAATAAGCCGCATCAATTGAGGATTTTGCTTACCCAACTCCTGGAGCATAGGCTGCAAAGTAAAAGGAAGTCATGGTTCCAGAAAACATTTGTAAATGGTTTGAGCAAACAAAATTAAAAGCCAGTTTGTGTTGATGTGTATGTGTATGCGTATGTGTGTGTGATACCTGCAATATCTGCGGGTTTGCTTGCACCATTGCTCGAAGGGCTTGAAACTGTTGATGGATAAAAGAGGCTATAAAATTATGCTTACAAATTTAATAACCAATTTTACAAAGGCAGGATGTGCACCTGTGGACTATTGCTTAAGAAATCTAAATTTCCAGCTCCAGCATTTGAACCGACATTTGGAAGGCCCTGATGGtaattttgtgataatttttagcATATTGAATAACAACAGcataacttcaaattttctggtAGATTTCACCACCTGAGGAAAGAGATCTAAAGGGTTAGCGTTTGGGCCACCGGACGGAACTGCCGGCTGTGAAGCCTGAACTGGAGGATCTACTGCCTGTCCGCTGGCAGGAGCAGGAGCAGGAGCAGGAGGTGGAATTTCTGCTTGCTCAGGAATACCCTAAAAGATATTAATGTACTTTAAAGTCAATTAAAAGATATGATTATAGattatgttgctcggactctccgtaCATGTTGCCGGGTGCGtgttggatcctccaaaaatagtgtatttttggaggatccgacacgggtgtgGTATTATTTTGGAGAGTCTGCGCAACATAGATTATAGAAGACAAGAAAATACTAGCTAGCATAACACACGAGCACTAACTGCCAGCAGAATGTGAACATTTTCTTACTTTCTGAAGTAACTCTATTCTCTGGGCAAAGTAACTACAGGAGAATATGAAGCTTCAAGAATACTACTATAGAAGGGCATTGCGATGCACAAAATAAAGAAGAATCAATCAATTAGCTACGCCTCAATCTCAAACTAGTTGGGGTTGGCTATATAAATTCTCTATATCCGGTTATAAAAAACAATAATCTACATTCATCAGCTCTACCCGGTCTATTTCATTCAAATACTAAATAATTTGCCTTTCAAAATTAGGGATTCTCAAAAACTACAGTTTCTTTAACTGTTACACTTATTACTACATTGACATACAAAACTAAAAAGACTCCTGGCAAACGTAGGACCTAATGTGAGCTAATAACAACTAAACCTTAATCCCAACTAGTTGATGTTGCTTGTACGATCTTTGGCTTCCATTATGTTTTGTTCTTAGCTAAAACAGTGGGGAATTTTTTAAGTATGGTCCCGAGGTCATAACATGAAGAAAGAGGATAAAGGCTGCACCAGCAAAAGTGACGAAGAACGTGGAAAAAACACCTCAAACATAGCAAAGATAGCAgccaagaaaaagaaacaaaagagagagagcgagagagagagagagaaatcggTCATTCAGGAAGAGGGTGGTGGTGATATGATAAAACAGTACACAAG
Proteins encoded in this window:
- the LOC107805338 gene encoding ubiquitin receptor RAD23c-like isoform X2, translating into MKIFVKTLKGTHFEIEVKPEDTVADVKKNIETAQGQDIYPAAQQMLIHQGKVLKDTTTLEENKVAENSFVVIMLSKAQPATSTGQPTQTVTAPQATAASVAPAQSAPQSAPTPAAAPVSANPVTDVYGQAASNLVAGSTLEATVQQILDMGGGSWDRDTVIRALRAAFNNPERAIEYLYSGIPEQAEIPPPAPAPAPASGQAVDPPVQASQPAVPSGGPNANPLDLFPQGLPNVGSNAGAGNLDFLSNSPQFQALRAMVQANPQILQPMLQELGKQNPQLMRLIQEHQADFLRLINEPVEGEGNVPGQPAGAIPQAVTVTPEEREAIERLEAMGFDRALVLQVFFACNKNEELAANYLLDHMHEFDE